The Lutibacter profundi region TTTACCCGTATAATTTGAATGCATTAAAAACCAATAGGTAATTTTTAAAATAAATTTTTCTTCTCTAACAAAAATATGATACGTAGTTTGTAATTGTTTTTCAATTTTTAAATCTGTAATTCCACATTCTTCTTCAACTTCTCTAACAGCGCATTGCTCAATAGATTCACCTTTTTCTAATTTTCCTTTTGGTAAATCCCATTTATTAAACCTGTAAATAAAGAGCACATCTTTAGTTGTATTTAAAACTTTACCTCCTGCAGCTTCCTGAATTGTAAAATTTAATTTAAATTGTTCCCAACATTTTTCAACATTATCACATAACAAGTAAATTTCTTTACAATTATCTTGAAAAAAATCTTCTACAATTTTTAAAACAGTAATACTTTTGAACTCTATTTTTTGAAAACCTGTTGAAATCTTCTTATTATCTGTCAAAATAATTGGACAGTCATTCACAAAAACTTTATACATTTGCATTATGGTTATGAACAAAGATACTGCAAAAAAAACTGCTGAAATTTTATTGCAAATAAAAGCTATTAAGTTGCAGCCAGAAGATCCATTTACTTGGGCATCAGGATGGAAATCGCCTATTTATTGTGATAATAGAACAACGTTATCTTATCCTAAAATAAGAACTTATTTAAGAGAAAATTTAGCTAAAATTATTGAAGATCAATACGGAAGACCTGATGTAATTGCTGGAGTAGCTACAGGTGCAATAGCTATTGGGGCTTTGATTGCCCAACAATTAAATATCCCTTTTATTTATGTAAGACCCGAACCCAAAAAACACGGTAGAAAAAATCAAATTGAAGGTTTTTTAGAAAAAAATAAAAATGTTGTTGTAGTTGAAGATTTAATCAGTACCGGAAAAAGCAGCCTAAATGCTGTTGCTGCTTTAAAAGAAGAGGGTGCTAATGTTAAAGGAATGGTTGCTATTTTTTCATACGGATTTGATTTTGCCGTAAATAACTTTAAAGCAGCTAATGTAAAATTAAATACTTTAAGTGATTTTAATCATTTATTGGAACAATCAATTGATAGTAACTATATTTCAAAAAATGAGTTAGAAACTCTTCAGCAGTGGAGAGAAAACCCGAGTAAATGGAAACAATAAACAGTTAAACATGAATTTAGAGAGCAAAAAATCAACTATTAACAAATCTCAAAAAGAATTCTTTGAATTTTTAAGCAATTTGGAAAATTTCAGACAACTAATGCCCGAGAATATCGAAAAATTTGAGGTAGATGGCGAATCATTTATTTTTAGTTTAAAAGGTATGCCAGAGATACGACTAGTTGTTAAAGAAAAACAAGAATTTGACAAAATTATTTTAGGAGCTGCAAGCAGTAAGTTAAATTTTACGTTAACAGCATTAATAAACAAAATTTCAGATAGTAGTTGTGAAAGTCAATTATTATTTGAAGGAGATTTTAACCCTATGATGGCTATGATGGTTAAAAAACCGCTTCAAAAATTTATAGACACTTTATCTGAAAAAGCTACAAATTTATAACAATGGTTTTTTAACGACTTGCAAATTTAATTTCTTTTAAGTCAAATTTGCAAGTTTTTTTGTTTGCTAACTCAACTAAAATTCTACCACTTTTACAAATATCAACTATTTTCCCAATAAATAATTCTCTTTTATTATTTTCAAATGTTGTAGGTTTTTGGTAATTAAAAAGTGATTGTAAATATATTTTTTTTAACTTTTTAAATTCTTTTTTTTCGACATAGTTAACATAAAACTTAATAGTTTGGACTAAGTTTTCTAATAAATCATCCATATTATAATCATTTCCTGATATATTTTTTAAAGAAGTAACATTCCCTATACTTTTAGAAAATACTTGTTGATGAACATTTAAACCAATACCAATAACTGATTGTTTAATAAAATTACCACTTAGTACGTTCTCAATTAAAATCCCAGCAACTTTATGATTTCCTGACAAAATGTCGTTAGGCCATTTAATTTTTAGAGGTGAACTAATACCCTTGTTTATAGATGCTAAAACACCCAAAGATACAGCCATACTTAAATAAAATTGATTTTCGACTTTAAAATCATTAAATTTAATTAAAATACTGAATGTTAGGTTTTTACCATTTTCAGACAACCAACTTGTACCCAATTGGCCTCTCCCTTTAGTTTGGTGTTTAGCTACTACAACAGTATAACTATCAAGAGCTATTTCATTTGCCAGCTTCTTAATGTAAGAATTTGTTGAATCAATGGCATTAAGTTTGATTATATTCATATAGAAATTAAAAATTTAACAAAGTTACTTAAATCTAAATTTATCATAAAAAAGTAATAACTTTGCAGCAATCTAAATAAAAATTAATGACAAAAAAAAATGTAAGTGCAGACGGCTTAATTGCAGTAATATTAAAGGCTATAGATGAAGTAAAAGGATTAGATATCCAACTATTAGATTTGAGAGAAATAGAGAACACTGTTTGTGATTATTTTATTATAAGTACAGGAACATCCAACACACATGTTAACGCCATTTCTAGTGCTATTCAAAAACAGGTTGGTAAAATAAGTAAAGAAAAACCTTGGCATGTTGAAGGGGAAGGAAATGCAGAATGGATTTTAATAGATTATGTTAACGTTGTGGTACACGTTTTTCAAAAACAAATACGTGACTATTATGATATTGAAAGTCTTTGGGGTGATGCCAAAATAACTGAAATAGCTTCAGCTAATTAAAAAGTTTTAAAAAAATTATTGAAATAAAAAATATGAATCCAAATAAAAAGAATACATCAAATAATAAAAACATAAAAACACCCAAATTTAATTTCTATTGGATATATGGAATTATTTTTGTGCTGTTTATTGGTTATCAGCTTTTTAATGATGGCAATATGTCTTCAAGAAATTTAAGTCAGAATGAATTTAAAACAATTCTTGATGCCAATGATATTGAGAAAATAATGATTGTTAATAGAGATATTGCAAATATTTACATCAAAAAAGAAGCATTAGAAAAAGAAAAATACAAAAAAGATAAAGGCTCTTTATATACTAGCAATTCTCCCTTATATTTTTATGACTTTGGAGATTTACAAAATTTTGAAAAAGAGTTAAAGGCTGAAAAAGAAGCTAAAAACCTCGATTTTGATACCTCTAACGTTGAGAGAACAAACCTTTTAGATCAAATATTCATGTATTTACCTTTTATTTTTTTAATTGGGTTGTGGATTTATTTTATGAGAAGAATGTCAGGTGGAGGCGCTGGTGGAGGTGGTCAAATTTTTAGCATTGGAAAATCTAAAGCAAAATTATTTGATCAAGATCAAAAGGTAAAAACTTCATTTAAAGATGTAGCAGGTTTAGAAGGCGCAAAAGAAGAAGTACAAGAAATTGTTGACTTTTTAAAAAGCCCTGATAAATACACATCACTTGGAGGTAAAATTCCAAAAGGAGCATTATTAGTTGGACCTCCAGGAACTGGTAAAACCTTATTAGCTAAAGCTGTAGCTGGGGAAGCACATGTCCCATTTTTCTCACTTTCTGGATCAGATTTTGTTGAAATGTTTGTTGGTGTTGGAGCGTCAAGAGTTCGTGATTTATTTAAGCAGGCTCAACAAAAAGCACCTTCTATTATTTTTATTGATGAAATTGATGCCGTTGGTAGGTCACGTGGAAAAAATAATATTACAGGAGGTAATGATGAACGAGAAAACACTTTAAATCAATTATTAACTGAAATGGATGGTTTTGGTACAGATACAAATGTAATTGTACTTGCAGCTACCAACCGAGCTGATGTATTAGATAAGGCATTGTTAAGAGCTGGGCGTTTTGACCGTCAAATTTATGTAGATTTACCAGATTTAAATGAACGTGCTGCTATTTTTAAAGTACATATTAAACCTTTAAAACTTAGTAAAGATGTTGATATAGATTTCCTTTCTCAGCAAACTCCGGGATTTTCTGGTGCTGATATTGCAAATTTATGTAATGAAGCTGCCCTTATTGCTGCTCGAAAAAGTAAAAAAGCTGTACATCATCAAGACTTTTTAGATGCTGTTGATAGAATTGTTGGAGGGCTTGAAAAGAAAAATAAAATTATAGCTCCAAAAGAAAAGAAGACTATTGCTTACCATGAAGCAGGCCATGCAACTGCCAGTTGGATGTTAGAGCATGCTGCACCACTAGTAAAAGTTACTATAGTGCCAAGAGGGCAATCATTAGGAGCTGCTTGGTATTTACCTGAAGAACGCCAAATTGTTCAATCTGAGCAAATGCTAGATGAAATGTGTGCAACACTTGCTGGTAGAGCTGCTGAGAAATTAATGTTCAATAAAATATCTACTGGAGCATTAAACGATTTAGAAAAGGTTACAAAACAAGCAAGGGCAATGGTTACAATTTATGGACTAAATGAGAAAATTGGTAATTTAACTTACTATGATTCATCTGGTCAATCAGACTATAATTTCACCAAACCATATAGCGAAAAAACAGCTCAAATAATTGATAAAGAAATTTCTAAAATTATTGAAGAACAATTTGAAAGAGCAGTTCAAATTCTATCTAAAAATAAAGACAAACTAACTACTTTGGCAGAATTATTACTTGAAAAAGAAGTAATATTTAAAAAGGATTTAGAAGTTATTTTTGGTAAAAGGCCCTTCAAAGAAGAAGAAAAAGAAATTATTGATAAAAAAACTGAAAATACAATTGATAAGACAAACTCTGAAAATTCATCAAAAACACAGGAGTAAATCCATATCTTTTTTATAATTTTGAAATTATTCAAAATAAATAATGAGTTTTTTAAAAAAATTATTTAATACCCCTAAAGAAAAAAAGGCTGAAGATCCAACTTTGGATTTAGAAAGTTTATCACTTGATCAACTATTTGTGAGAAATTTTTTAAAAAATAATGGTAAATTTCTCTATTGTACAACTTTAGATGAAGTGACTTTAAATTTAGCAAACATAATTGAAGAAAACTCTTGGGAAACTATTATTTGTAATGATTATGATTTACTAAAACTCACTAAAGCAATACCAATAAACATCGTTGAAACTAACAAAACCTCATTCCCTTTTTTTGTAAGTTGTGAACATTTAATTGCTGAAAATGGTAGTATCTTGTTTTCATCAAATCAACTAAAAGAATGCAAAATTTCTGAGTTAACTAAAAATTTTATTGTTTATGCAACTACAAGTCAATTAGTTAAAACAAACGGTGATGGCTTAACGGGTATTAAATCTAGATATCAAGGCAATATTCCAAGTAATATTAGTGCAATAAAAAATTACAATCCTAATTCTAAAAATATAGATTTCATGAATTATGGGAATACCAATGCAAAAAACTTATATTTGCTTTTGTTTGAAGATTTATAATTTATGGAAAACCTTTTAAAACGCGCACTTTCAGGACTTGTTTTTGTTAGTGTTTTAATATTCTCTATTTTATATAGTAAAATATCATTTATAGTACTTTTTTTTATTTTAATGATACTTTGCCTCTATGAATTTAAAAAAATGATTCAGCTTAAAAGCATCTTTCCATATATAATTGGAATACTCTTTTTTGTTTTCGGAAATATTTTGAACGTAGAAGATGTTCCTTCTAAAATGATTTTTGAATATGCAGGGGTTATGCTATTTTTAACTATTTTCATAACTTTTGCTTCTATATTATTTGCAAAAAAGGAAGAGGTTATAATTCATTTAGGAAAAATATTTTTATCAGTAATCTATATAGTGGTCCCCTTCACTTTAATTGTTCAAATACCATTTTTAAACGTTACATTTCATTATGTAAATACTACAATTTTAGGAGTTTTTATTTTAATATGGACAAATGACACCTTTGCTTTTTTGGTTGGGTCAAACATAGGAAAACATAAACTTTTAAAACGAATATCTCCCAATAAAACTATTGAAGGATTTGTTGGAGGCATGATTTTCACTTTCATTATGAGTTTAATTTTAGCAAAACAATTTATTACACTTTCATTAATACAATGGATTGTTATTGCCGGAATAGTTAGTATTTTTGGTGTTTTAGGAGATTTAATTGAGTCTATGTTCAAACGTCAGGCTGGAGTAAAAGACAGTAGTGATTTTATACCAGGACATGGTGGATTTTTAGATAGGTTTGATAGTGTTATTTTTGCTGCTCCGTTTATATTTATTTATTTACAATTAGTTCAATAATTATGTTTCATAAAGAAGGTTTTAAAATAATTTTGGTTGCCACTTTTACCCTCGCCATTGGGGTTATTTTGTTAGAAAATTTAATTTCAGTTGATTGGTTGAATAAATTATTGGCATTTACACTATTAATTTTCTATATTTTAATTTTACAATTCTTCAGAAACCCTAAAAGGAATACTATTTTAAATGATAATACCGTTATAGCTCCTGTTGATGGCAAAGTTGTTGTAATTGAAGAGGTTTTTGAAAGCGAATATTTTAAAGATAAAAGAATTCAAATTTCTATATTTATGTCACCTCTTAATGTCCATGTAACTAGGTATCCAATTAGTGGAAATATAACCTTTAGCAAATATCATCCAGGTAAATATTTAGTTGCCTGGCATCCAAAAGCTTCAGAAGAAAATGAGCGAACAACTATTGTTATTGATAACAACGTAATAGGTAAAATATTATACCGCCAAATTGCTGGAGCCGTTGCAAGAAGAATTGTTAATTATGCAAAAATAAACAACCAAGTTACACAAGGTGAAGATGCTGGATTTATTAAATTTGGATCAAGAGTAGATTTATTTTTACCATTAAATGCTAAAATTAATGTAAAACTAAACGACAAGGTTAAAGGTGGTGAACAAGTAATTGCTACGCTTTAATATTATTATATTATGAAAAAAAAATTAGATATTGAATTTAAAAAGGCATATAAAATTGCTTGCAATACAAAAATAAAACTTCCTCCAGATGTTATGCTTGCTTTTTACGCCAACTATAAACAGGCTACTAAAGGTAATAATTATGAACAACCATCAGGGAATATTGAATTGAGAAACTCTTTTAAATTAAATGCTTGGTTTCAATTAAGTCATGTCTCAGAGGATGAAGCAAAACAAGAATATATAAATCTCGTAAATAAATATTTAATTTAAACTATACTAACTATCATGAAAAAATTACATTTAATCAGTCTCTTATTACTAACAATAATAACTATTTCTTCTTGTAAGCAAAATGAAAAAAAAGCATCAGAACCTTCCAAAAAAGGGTATACTGTTGATTCTGGAAAAACAACTATTAATTGGATTGCTTACAAAACTACTAGCAAAACTCCAGTAAAAGGGCAATTTACAAAAGTAACGATTGAACAAGAAAAGAAAGCTACAACAGTTCTAAGTGCTCTAAATGGTTTAAAATTTAGCATTCCTGTAAATAGCCTATTTACAAAAGATACCATTAGAGATAAAAAATTAAAGAAATTCTTTTTTGGAACCATGAAAAATACGCTTGAAATTACAGGAGTTATAACCACTACTAATGAAAATTCTGGTACTGTAAGTTTAACTATGAATGAAATTACACAAGTATTACCAATAAGATATACTATTAATGACCAAACGGTTACAATTGAAGCAGTCATGAATCTAGATAATTGGAAAACTCAGTTAGCTCTAAAAGCTTTAAATGCTGCATGTAAAGATTTACATTCTGGTGATGATGGTATTTCTATGACGTGGAGCGAAGTTAAAATTGAAGTAACTACCAATTTAAAATATCAATAAAAATACGACACTACCCTAAAAGAGGCTGTCTGAAAAGCAATTATACTTGTCATTTTGAACAAAGTGAAAAATCTCAACATCTTGATATATAAGTGTTTAATTTCAAGAAGATTCTTCATTTACATTCAGAATGACACTTTTTAGACAGCCTCTTTTTAATAATCTAGTTTCTTCAAATACGCCAATTTAGATTTCCAAATTTCTAATTTTTCTTTATAAGCTCGAATGTTTTCCATTACGTTTTTTAATAGCGGATTATCTTTCGTCGCGTTTGAAATAAAACCTATATTATTTTCTAATTGTTGAATTTCTCTTATTGTTTCATCAATCTTTTTTCTAACAAAAAGCTGTTCGCCATTTAATTTTTTATAATTTTTTTGTTCTAAATAACTATTAATTAAATTCTCGAACTTAATCATTTCAACCTCTTTTACATCAATAGGATTTTCAGCTACAATTTTATCAATCAGTTTATTAAACTTAATTTCAATATGTTTCATTTCAAAGGGTACTCTTCCCAGTTTTCTCCAACTATTTACATATTCCTTAAGTTTATCTAATGTTATTTCTACTTTGTTTTCAATACTTTCTTTAATTTGCTTTAAAAGTTCTTTCTTCTTATTAAAAACTTCTAATTCTTCTTTACTTCCGGCGTCTTGTTCAGAATGTAGCCTGTCAAAATAATAATTACAGGCATCTTTAAATTCTTTCCATAATTTATCAGAATATTTACGAGGTACATGACCAATATTTTTCCAATCGGCCTGTATTTTTTTCATCACTTCTGTTGCAACATCCCAATCTTCACTATCTTTTAGTTCAAGAGCTTTTTCAATAAGTAATTTCTTTTTATTTAGATTTTCTAAATGCTCTTTTTTTACATCCTTAAAAAAATTATTCTTTTCAATATTAAATTTTCTTGTTGCAGCTTTAAACTTTGCCCAAATATCGTTGCTCTTTGCTCTTGGAACTTGACCAATTTTAAAAAACTTATTACGTAATTCTTCAATTTCATTTATACTTTTTTGCCAATCGCTTCTATTTTTGTTTCCTGAAGTATCAACAGCTTCAATTTCAGAAATAATTGACAACTTTTTTTCTGTATTTTCATCAAACTTACTTCTCAAATTTTTGAAAAAATCATGTCGCTTGTCATGTACTATTTTAGTTGCAGCACTAAAGCGTCCCCAAACCTCTTCTCTATGAGCACGATCAACAGGACCTATATCTTCTTTCCACATTTTATGCAGAATTTGTAACTCATTAAAGGCTAAATTTATATCGTCTAACTCAGCCAAAGCTTCTGCTTTAACAACTAATTTTAATTTTTCTTCATAATTATGCTTAAAATCTAAATCTCTTAAATCATTATTTAAATGTAATAAATCATAAAATCGCTCAACGTGGTGTTGGTATGTTCTCCAGGTATCATTATACTTTGCCTTAGGTATAGGGCCTGTAGAACGCCATTTATCTTGTATTTCTCTAAATCTTTTATACATTGTAGATCCATCAGCATTATCAATTAGCATTTTTAAATTTTCAATCAATTCTAATTTAACCTGTAAATTTTCATTTAATTGATTTTCTTGTTTTGCATAAAATTCATTCTTTTTTACTTTGTAATCGTAAAGGATACTATTATAAGTAGATTTTATTGGATTATCATATTGAAAATCAACAACATTACCTCCTTCTTCAATAAATTTAGATTTTTCATTTTTTAGAAGTGTCCCAAATTTAACATTGAAAGTGTTTTTAATTTTATTAACATTACTATGAATGCTTTGCACAGGATTTTCTTTAACTAATTTACTCAATTCTGCAACTAAATCTTCCAAACTAAAATTATCGTAATCTTTCATCTCAACACGTACATGCTCAATCGTTTCAGAACTTTCAGCAATTTTAGTATCTATCTCATCAATTGCTTTATTGGATACAATGGGTACTTCATTTTTAGTTTCTACAGATTCTAATATTTTTTCTGATTGAGAATCTGCATTATTATCATTATCTGTAGTATCAGCAACTTTCTCAGGTAATACTGCATCTTCTCTCTTTAGCTCATTTTTTGCTAAAGTTTCTTTAATTTCAGAATTTTGCAGTGTTAAATTACTCTTTTCTTTATTTGGTAATTTGTTGGTCTCGTCTAACATATAAGAATGTTTAAGGTTCGTTTAATTATAATCATTAATAATTTAAAATAGTAATTTGTTTGTAATTACTACTTCTTAATAAGATGATAAAACTTTTAAAAGTTGCGTAAATTTAAGGAATTCTTTTTATGAATTCCATATTTCCCAAGACTTTTCAGCTTGGAGTTCTAACATTTCATATCCGTTTTTTATAATGGCTCCCCTTTTTTTACCTTCTTTCAAAAATTTAGTTTCAGCAGGGTTATAGATTAAATCAAATAACAAGTGCTTATTTGTTATGTACTTATATGGAATATCTGGTAAATCTTCAATATTTGGGGAAGTACCTAAGGGTGTACAATTTATTATCACCGTATGCTTTGCCATTATATTTTCATTCAAATCTGAATACAAGAAATTATTTTCTAATTCTTTTCTAGAAACAAATTTATTTTCTATTTCCAATTTATTCAAAGCATAAGAAATTGCCTTAGAGGCTCCTCCTGTTCCTAAAATTAGTGCTTTTTTATGATGCTGCTTCAATATAGGTTTTATTGATTTTTGAAACCCATAAACATCTGTATTATAACCTATTAATTTATTTTCTGGAGTTACTTTTATGGTGTTAACAGCTCCAATTATTTGAGCTTCTTCTTCAACCTCATCTAAATATTTTATAATTGATTCTTTATAAGGAATTGTAACATTAAATCCTATAAAATCATCTTCTCTTTGGTACAGAATGAATGGGAATTCTTCAATTTCAGGAAGATCATAATTGTGGTATTTAAACGTATTTAAACCTAACTTCTCAAATTTTTCAGTAAAATATTTTTTTGAAAAAGAATAAGAAATATTCTTTCCTATCAAACCAAATTTATAACGTTTGTTCATCTTCATACTCTTTACGTTTTTGTCCAAATTTATCAATTAACAAAATAATTCCGAAGCCAATCAAAATATAAAAAATGGCAATCCAAGTTTCTTTTAGCGAAAAATCTGGAAAATATCTTTTAAAATTTTCAACAACTTCATTTCCTCTTGCATCTAATAATATTCTACCATTTACAACTTTATAAACAACTTTCTTCCAAGGCCAAACTATTCCTAAGGAACCTGTAATAAAACCAATAATAATTGCAGTAACAATTTGATGCCAACGCTTAAGTACATACCCTAAAATATGTGATGTAAATACCAAGCCAAAAACCGAACCTGCAGTAAATGATGTAATAATTTTTAGATATCTAATGCGCTCATCACTATTTATGAAACTAAAATCACCCGTAATTATTTCTGCAAAAGTTTTATATAACATGGTGACAGAATCAACTAATAGCAATACATAATTACCCAATAAAATTAAAATAAATGAGCCTGAAAGCCCTGGTAATGTCATTCCAGAAACACCAATAATTCCACAAGCAAATACAAACCATAAATTGTCATTTTCTTTTGCTGGATTCATAAAACTAATTGCAATACCTAATGCCGCTCCAATTGCCATTGCAACAATATTACTTATTTTCCAATCCCTAAAATCTTTTGAAATATAATAGATTGAACCCAGAATCATTCCAAAAAAAGAACTCCAAACATACAATTCGTAATATTCTAACAGATAATCTAGAACAAGAGAAACACTAAAATAGCTAAACGTACTTCCTCCAAAAACAAGCAATAAAAAAGTAGCATTTGTATAATAATAGAAACTTTTAAATCTGCCATTAATTAGTAATAAAAAGGCCTTATAATTTATTTTTCTAAAAGAGTAAATCATTTCTTCATAAAAGCCTAAAACAAAGGAAACTGTACCACCTGACACCCCTGGAACTTTATTAGCCGCACCCATAGAAAGTCCTTTTAAAAAAAGAAAAAACTTATCTAATATGGTACGTTCTCTAGCCATAATTATATATTATTTGAACTCTTATCGGCAATTTTTTCTAACAGAATAATTGTTAAAAAACCTACTATTACTAATATTATAGCTGCCAATATTTGAGAATTTCCTTCAAAAGAAAAAGGAGAAACACTTTGCTCATTAAATGGAACTTTAATTCCGTGAGAGTTAATACGCCAAGTTAATGTCTCTTTCCAAGGCCATATTTTATTTAATGAGCCTAAAATAAATCCTGTTAAAACAGCTAAGGTATAATTTCTATAATGATTAAATAACCACCTTAATACTTTTGAAAATGATAATAATCCAACTATTGCTCCAAAGGCAATTATTAATAATAATTTAAAATCTCTAGTATGAATTGCTTCTAGCACTGGTTTATAAGCTCCCAATAAAACCAGAATAAATGCGCCAGAAATTCCAGGTAAAATCATAGCACAAATTGCTAATGCTCCAGCCAAAAACATAAATAATGGAGAGGAGTTTTCAGAAATTAGAGGTTGTAATGTAGTTATGTAATAAGCTATTCCAGTACCCATCAATAAACTCACAATTGCCACACTATTCCATTTGTTAATTTGTCTTCCCACATACAAAATACTAGCTAAAACTAATCCAAAAAAGAATGACC contains the following coding sequences:
- a CDS encoding DUF349 domain-containing protein, producing the protein MLDETNKLPNKEKSNLTLQNSEIKETLAKNELKREDAVLPEKVADTTDNDNNADSQSEKILESVETKNEVPIVSNKAIDEIDTKIAESSETIEHVRVEMKDYDNFSLEDLVAELSKLVKENPVQSIHSNVNKIKNTFNVKFGTLLKNEKSKFIEEGGNVVDFQYDNPIKSTYNSILYDYKVKKNEFYAKQENQLNENLQVKLELIENLKMLIDNADGSTMYKRFREIQDKWRSTGPIPKAKYNDTWRTYQHHVERFYDLLHLNNDLRDLDFKHNYEEKLKLVVKAEALAELDDINLAFNELQILHKMWKEDIGPVDRAHREEVWGRFSAATKIVHDKRHDFFKNLRSKFDENTEKKLSIISEIEAVDTSGNKNRSDWQKSINEIEELRNKFFKIGQVPRAKSNDIWAKFKAATRKFNIEKNNFFKDVKKEHLENLNKKKLLIEKALELKDSEDWDVATEVMKKIQADWKNIGHVPRKYSDKLWKEFKDACNYYFDRLHSEQDAGSKEELEVFNKKKELLKQIKESIENKVEITLDKLKEYVNSWRKLGRVPFEMKHIEIKFNKLIDKIVAENPIDVKEVEMIKFENLINSYLEQKNYKKLNGEQLFVRKKIDETIREIQQLENNIGFISNATKDNPLLKNVMENIRAYKEKLEIWKSKLAYLKKLDY
- a CDS encoding shikimate dehydrogenase family protein produces the protein MKMNKRYKFGLIGKNISYSFSKKYFTEKFEKLGLNTFKYHNYDLPEIEEFPFILYQREDDFIGFNVTIPYKESIIKYLDEVEEEAQIIGAVNTIKVTPENKLIGYNTDVYGFQKSIKPILKQHHKKALILGTGGASKAISYALNKLEIENKFVSRKELENNFLYSDLNENIMAKHTVIINCTPLGTSPNIEDLPDIPYKYITNKHLLFDLIYNPAETKFLKEGKKRGAIIKNGYEMLELQAEKSWEIWNS
- a CDS encoding DUF368 domain-containing protein codes for the protein MARERTILDKFFLFLKGLSMGAANKVPGVSGGTVSFVLGFYEEMIYSFRKINYKAFLLLINGRFKSFYYYTNATFLLLVFGGSTFSYFSVSLVLDYLLEYYELYVWSSFFGMILGSIYYISKDFRDWKISNIVAMAIGAALGIAISFMNPAKENDNLWFVFACGIIGVSGMTLPGLSGSFILILLGNYVLLLVDSVTMLYKTFAEIITGDFSFINSDERIRYLKIITSFTAGSVFGLVFTSHILGYVLKRWHQIVTAIIIGFITGSLGIVWPWKKVVYKVVNGRILLDARGNEVVENFKRYFPDFSLKETWIAIFYILIGFGIILLIDKFGQKRKEYEDEQTL
- a CDS encoding DUF368 domain-containing protein; translated protein: MKQRKFRHYFIIILKGIAMGAADVVPGVSGGTIAFISGIYEELLTSISSVNIGTLKLLKTKGVKAAWNAVNGNFLASLLTGIFISIVSLAKLISWLLEHKPIMVWSFFFGLVLASILYVGRQINKWNSVAIVSLLMGTGIAYYITTLQPLISENSSPLFMFLAGALAICAMILPGISGAFILVLLGAYKPVLEAIHTRDFKLLLIIAFGAIVGLLSFSKVLRWLFNHYRNYTLAVLTGFILGSLNKIWPWKETLTWRINSHGIKVPFNEQSVSPFSFEGNSQILAAIILVIVGFLTIILLEKIADKSSNNI